One part of the Arthrobacter sp. EM1 genome encodes these proteins:
- a CDS encoding MFS transporter produces MSGTTDSRLQRRSPSGITLGLRQNLAQFMLLVAVNALVGGTLGQERTVLPLLAGQVFHLGLYTSALTYILAFGLAKAATNYFAGTLSDRYGRKPILIAGWIVALPVPLMLILGPSWGWIVAGNVILGISQGLTWSTTVVMKMDLVGPSGRGLAMGLNEAAGYLGVAGTALATGHIAATYGLRPGPFLLGAAYIALGLGLSVFAVKETRDYAGVEAANHTAHRKAAGAELSNRQIFAFTSFQDKSLSSVSQAGMINNLNDGLAWGLFPVMFAAAGLTIEKIGLLAAAYPAVWGAAQLFTGALSDKYGRKGLIVGGMMVQAAALAVIAVGHDFATWLTAAVLLGLGTAMVYPTLLAAIGDVAHPRWRARSVGVYRLWRDGGFAVGALLSGIVADAMGIPAAVGVVAGLTALSGLFVAVRMRGADHHGGRVPAPVRGPNAA; encoded by the coding sequence ATGTCCGGCACCACCGATTCACGCCTGCAGCGGCGCAGCCCCAGCGGCATCACGTTGGGGCTGCGGCAGAACCTTGCGCAGTTTATGCTCCTCGTCGCAGTTAATGCCCTCGTCGGAGGAACCCTGGGCCAGGAACGCACAGTGCTCCCGCTGCTGGCCGGGCAGGTCTTCCACCTCGGCCTCTACACCAGCGCGTTGACGTACATCCTGGCCTTTGGCCTCGCCAAGGCCGCCACCAACTATTTCGCGGGCACCCTCTCGGACCGCTACGGCCGCAAACCCATTCTGATAGCCGGCTGGATAGTTGCTCTGCCGGTTCCGCTGATGCTTATTCTTGGGCCGAGCTGGGGCTGGATCGTCGCCGGCAACGTGATCCTGGGCATTAGCCAGGGCCTCACGTGGTCCACCACAGTCGTGATGAAAATGGATCTGGTGGGACCATCCGGGCGCGGGCTGGCGATGGGCCTCAACGAAGCCGCCGGCTACCTCGGCGTCGCCGGCACCGCCCTCGCCACCGGCCACATCGCCGCCACCTACGGTCTGCGGCCCGGGCCCTTCCTGCTCGGCGCCGCCTACATCGCTCTCGGCCTCGGGCTGTCGGTCTTTGCCGTGAAGGAAACCCGGGACTACGCCGGGGTCGAAGCCGCCAATCACACGGCCCACCGCAAAGCGGCCGGCGCCGAGCTGAGCAACCGCCAGATCTTCGCGTTCACCAGCTTCCAGGACAAATCCCTGTCGTCGGTAAGCCAGGCCGGCATGATCAACAATCTCAACGACGGCCTCGCCTGGGGACTCTTCCCAGTTATGTTTGCCGCCGCCGGACTGACGATCGAAAAGATCGGTCTTCTCGCTGCGGCCTATCCCGCCGTCTGGGGTGCGGCGCAACTCTTCACCGGTGCATTGTCGGACAAATACGGGCGCAAAGGGCTGATCGTCGGCGGCATGATGGTCCAGGCCGCCGCCCTGGCAGTGATCGCCGTCGGCCATGACTTCGCCACCTGGCTGACCGCCGCCGTTCTTCTCGGTCTCGGAACTGCCATGGTTTACCCGACCCTGCTTGCGGCTATCGGAGATGTCGCCCATCCCCGGTGGCGGGCCAGATCGGTCGGCGTCTACCGGCTTTGGCGCGACGGCGGCTTCGCTGTCGGCGCACTGCTCTCCGGCATCGTCGCGGACGCCATGGGCATCCCGGCCGCCGTCGGCGTCGTTGCAGGACTCACAGCGCTGTCCGGACTGTTTGTGGCTGTGCGTATGCGCGGCGCCGACCATCACGGCGGCCGGGTGCCCGCACCAGTCCGCGGCCCGAACGCGGCGTGA
- a CDS encoding alanine racemase, translating to MISPTHPHCGSNKESAAGTASNPAYPQLRLNIEALDNNIRVMAAWCQERGVELAPHVKTTMSAPIINRQVAAGAVGVTVATLDQAQLAIGWGHQRVLVANEIVDRHGLLRLRTLLEEDSGRHICCFVDSAAGVAAAAEVFAGAAAGLEVLIDVGTPGGRTGVRNLPQALRLAELIHGTAGLRLVGVAGYEGVVPNSRTQSTLDAVDRHCRLVRDAYYAAAKYFDTVAPIYTMGGSAFPDRVAAHLPDDSQVPGTRTILRSGCYVTHDHGTYASVSPVPGLVPALSVRAVVVSVPEAGTAVVGAGKRDLPYDAGKPVFLAALTADGGPRDGATALVRTLFDHHTVLAEAEGLSVTDVVDLGISHPCSAFDRWPEYVVTDGNGQPTGVWHTDFNRSSLASPPGS from the coding sequence GTGATCAGCCCGACCCACCCTCACTGCGGAAGCAACAAAGAGTCAGCGGCCGGAACCGCCAGCAACCCGGCGTATCCTCAACTGCGTCTCAATATCGAGGCCCTTGACAACAACATCCGAGTCATGGCGGCCTGGTGCCAGGAGCGGGGAGTTGAACTTGCTCCCCACGTTAAGACAACGATGTCCGCGCCAATCATCAACCGCCAGGTGGCTGCCGGGGCCGTTGGCGTCACGGTTGCCACCCTGGATCAAGCGCAATTGGCCATCGGCTGGGGACACCAGCGCGTCCTCGTCGCCAACGAGATCGTTGATCGGCACGGCCTCCTGCGCCTCCGTACCCTGCTGGAGGAGGATTCCGGTCGGCACATCTGCTGCTTCGTGGATTCTGCTGCCGGTGTTGCGGCGGCAGCCGAAGTCTTCGCCGGGGCCGCCGCAGGCCTTGAGGTGCTGATTGACGTCGGCACTCCCGGCGGGCGCACAGGCGTCCGGAACCTCCCGCAGGCGCTGCGCCTGGCCGAGTTGATCCATGGCACCGCGGGACTCCGGCTCGTCGGTGTTGCCGGCTACGAAGGGGTAGTACCCAACAGCCGGACCCAGTCGACGCTCGACGCCGTCGACCGGCACTGCCGGCTGGTGCGGGACGCGTATTATGCTGCCGCGAAATACTTCGACACAGTCGCTCCCATCTACACCATGGGCGGCTCCGCCTTTCCGGACCGCGTTGCCGCTCACCTTCCCGACGACAGCCAAGTGCCCGGCACCCGAACGATCCTGCGCTCCGGCTGCTACGTCACCCACGACCACGGGACCTACGCAAGTGTCAGTCCGGTTCCGGGGCTGGTGCCGGCACTTTCGGTCCGGGCCGTCGTAGTGTCCGTTCCCGAGGCGGGAACCGCCGTCGTCGGCGCCGGCAAACGGGACCTTCCCTACGACGCCGGAAAGCCGGTCTTCCTGGCGGCCCTGACTGCGGACGGCGGCCCACGAGACGGCGCAACAGCCCTGGTGCGGACCCTTTTTGACCATCACACCGTCCTGGCCGAAGCGGAGGGCCTTTCCGTCACGGATGTGGTCGACTTGGGGATCTCCCATCCGTGCTCTGCTTTCGATCGATGGCCAGAGTATGTGGTCACCGACGGCAACGGACAACCCACCGGGGTATGGCACACCGACTTCAACAGATCGTCCCTGGCATCGCCCCCGGGCAGCTAG
- a CDS encoding MBL fold metallo-hydrolase has translation MTELDLDVRWYEGTRSRPSRTAPPIQVHRAAPNTIVLRQNITDNFEAPFLYLLFGDERAFLLDTGATADPTRFPLRATVDTLIDRWLHEHPHDGYELVVAHSHAHGDHIAADGQFTGRHRTRLVGHSAEHVAAFFGIHDWPHGTARFDLGGRILELIPVPGHHPSAIAVYDEDTGILLTGDTVYPGRLYVQDFPAFQHSLRTLCDFAAAHPVAAVLGAHIEMPARPFRDFPLGSTWHPDEAPLPLAAGTLQAIRDATLLNDRPGAQRHANFIIWNGPCRRESVAQSVRLLLSRALGRGLGR, from the coding sequence ATGACCGAACTCGATCTTGACGTGCGCTGGTACGAGGGAACCCGATCGCGGCCCAGCCGCACCGCACCGCCAATCCAGGTCCACCGGGCCGCACCGAACACCATAGTGCTCCGGCAAAACATCACCGACAATTTCGAAGCTCCGTTCCTGTACCTGCTGTTCGGCGACGAGCGCGCCTTCCTTCTTGATACGGGCGCGACGGCGGACCCCACCAGGTTTCCGCTGCGTGCAACGGTGGACACCCTTATTGACCGCTGGCTGCACGAACACCCCCACGACGGTTACGAACTCGTTGTTGCCCACTCCCACGCCCATGGAGATCACATTGCCGCAGACGGGCAGTTTACCGGCCGGCACCGGACAAGGCTCGTGGGACACAGTGCCGAGCACGTCGCCGCGTTTTTCGGAATCCACGATTGGCCGCACGGCACGGCCCGGTTTGACCTCGGCGGACGCATTCTTGAACTGATCCCCGTCCCCGGCCATCATCCGTCCGCCATCGCCGTCTATGACGAGGACACCGGCATCCTGCTCACCGGGGACACCGTCTACCCGGGACGGCTCTACGTGCAGGACTTTCCGGCCTTTCAGCATTCGCTGCGTACGCTCTGCGATTTCGCTGCGGCCCATCCGGTCGCTGCTGTTCTTGGTGCGCACATCGAAATGCCAGCCCGCCCGTTTCGGGACTTCCCGCTCGGTTCGACCTGGCATCCAGACGAAGCGCCGCTTCCGTTGGCAGCCGGGACACTCCAGGCGATCAGGGACGCCACCTTGCTCAATGACCGCCCCGGAGCGCAGCGTCACGCTAATTTCATCATCTGGAACGGGCCGTGCCGGCGCGAGTCAGTAGCCCAGTCCGTCCGGCTCCTCCTGTCCCGGGCGCTGGGCCGCGGACTCGGCCGCTAG
- a CDS encoding DUF4193 domain-containing protein: MATDYDEVRSDVKESQDRSLEALQSENAPDARSVVRDLDEADSLDGSIAPGGEFVAEELVVQVIPQAQDEFTCYSCFLVRHRSQIAREKNGHLYCVDCEG, encoded by the coding sequence GTGGCAACCGATTATGATGAAGTACGCTCCGACGTCAAGGAGTCGCAGGACAGGTCCCTGGAGGCGCTGCAATCTGAGAACGCTCCGGACGCCCGCAGTGTGGTGCGTGACCTGGATGAGGCGGATTCGCTAGACGGTTCGATTGCGCCGGGCGGAGAGTTCGTCGCCGAGGAACTAGTCGTCCAGGTCATACCCCAGGCGCAGGATGAATTCACCTGCTACTCCTGCTTCCTGGTCCGGCACCGCTCCCAGATCGCGCGCGAGAAGAACGGTCACCTGTACTGCGTTGATTGCGAGGGCTAG
- a CDS encoding DUF1508 domain-containing protein — MAASFELFIDAESHFRFRLRAPDGTVVAVSTAFNDKSKAVAGIAEVRECAGMGLITDLCAGGSAQSPVREPAPSGPALAEGHERHKRSEKFHSRARTIRRITTATRWSGAA; from the coding sequence ATGGCCGCCTCTTTTGAATTGTTCATCGACGCAGAGTCGCACTTCCGATTCCGCCTGCGGGCACCGGACGGGACCGTTGTGGCAGTATCGACGGCGTTCAACGACAAGTCCAAAGCCGTCGCCGGCATCGCCGAAGTGCGCGAATGCGCAGGCATGGGCCTGATCACCGACCTGTGCGCCGGGGGAAGCGCGCAAAGCCCTGTCCGGGAACCAGCGCCTTCCGGCCCGGCGCTGGCGGAGGGTCATGAACGGCATAAACGAAGCGAAAAATTCCATTCCCGCGCCCGGACAATCCGCAGGATCACAACAGCTACCAGGTGGAGCGGGGCAGCATAG
- a CDS encoding 2-oxoglutarate and iron-dependent oxygenase domain-containing protein, translated as MTLESLPVLDYSLLSAGHREATRFRDELRNAMHEVGFLYLAGHGIPQELTDAMLDVSRRYFELPDEQKLAVENVHSPQFRGYTRVGGELTDGAVDWREQIDIGVERAAVSPGPGVADYWRLEGPNLWPDAIPEMRDIVLAWTERLSAISLDLLRALAVSLGAPQNTFDAAFAARAFPLLKVVRYPGESDPEPKQGVGSHRDGGVLTLLLVEPGKGGLQVEYQGQWIDAPQVPGTFVVNIGEMLELATNGYLKATLHRVISPLRGTDRISLPFFFNPALDATMPQLAVSPEFQAKARGLSVDPTNSPILETYGDNALRYRVRAHPNVVAAHHSDLTNG; from the coding sequence ATGACACTCGAATCATTGCCCGTCCTGGACTACTCCCTCTTAAGTGCAGGTCACCGGGAGGCCACGCGTTTTCGCGATGAGCTGCGCAACGCCATGCACGAGGTTGGCTTCCTCTACCTGGCCGGACACGGCATCCCGCAGGAGCTGACGGACGCCATGCTCGACGTGTCCCGGCGCTACTTCGAACTTCCCGACGAACAGAAGCTCGCCGTCGAAAATGTCCACAGTCCGCAGTTCCGCGGATACACCAGGGTCGGCGGCGAGCTAACCGACGGCGCTGTTGACTGGCGCGAGCAGATCGACATCGGCGTCGAGCGGGCGGCTGTGAGCCCGGGACCCGGCGTCGCCGACTATTGGCGCCTTGAGGGACCCAACTTGTGGCCGGACGCCATCCCGGAAATGCGGGACATCGTCCTGGCGTGGACCGAACGGCTCAGCGCCATTTCGCTGGACCTCCTGCGAGCGCTGGCTGTGTCCCTGGGGGCGCCGCAAAACACCTTTGATGCGGCCTTCGCGGCAAGGGCATTTCCGTTGCTCAAAGTGGTGCGGTACCCGGGGGAGTCCGACCCGGAACCCAAGCAAGGTGTGGGCTCCCACCGGGACGGCGGTGTCCTGACGTTGCTGCTTGTCGAGCCCGGCAAAGGTGGCCTGCAGGTCGAGTACCAGGGGCAATGGATCGATGCCCCGCAAGTGCCGGGCACGTTCGTCGTTAATATCGGTGAGATGCTCGAACTGGCGACAAACGGGTACCTCAAGGCCACGCTGCACCGGGTAATCTCGCCACTGCGCGGCACGGACCGGATATCACTGCCCTTCTTCTTCAACCCCGCGCTGGACGCGACGATGCCGCAACTCGCCGTGAGCCCCGAGTTCCAGGCCAAAGCCCGCGGCCTGTCGGTGGATCCGACGAACAGCCCGATTCTGGAAACGTACGGTGACAATGCCCTGCGCTACCGGGTGCGGGCCCACCCTAACGTGGTCGCTGCCCACCACTCTGATCTGACGAACGGCTGA
- the hrpB gene encoding ATP-dependent helicase HrpB, with protein MTSPAAPLPAAPGPFNLGVIGAGLAFAHSLGELARALQGGGPGAAAVVQAPPGTGKTTLVPPLLANLELGAAWRPGPGPAPGIIVTQPRRVAARSAARRLAALDGSRVGDRIGYTVRGERQTSPGTLIEFVTPGILLNRLLADPGLEGASAVILDEVHERGLETDLLLGMLTEVRQLRGDLGLVAMSATLDAPRFAALIGSAGHSGNHDGGLPSPVVDCPSALYPLEVDWVPAAVPRLDERGVTRAFLDHVADTAASSHSHALAAGQDMDALVFVPGAWEVSYVAGRLRGRTGADVLELHGQIGPAEQDRAVSGRETGGRPRIIVSTSLAESSLTVPGVRLVIDSGLSREPRRDVGRGMSGLVNVSCSRASAEQRAGRAARQGPGRAVRCYDQKSYGAAPAHQTPEIAVADLTASALILACWGSPGGRGLSLPDAPPQAAMDEAVEVLRELGAVAPDGLATNLGKELARVPADPRLARALLDGGAVVGIRAAAEAVAVVAGDQRAPGADLPRLVAALRAGREPASRRWLEDVRRMESVARQKKFGATTLPQAAVSATESVGFVVALAFPDRVARRVAGDGPERYLLSSGTRAGLPTGSSLAGHEWLAVAEVSRAQGRDAAGTGAVIRSAAPLTADTAEAAARHLLTESVEARFKQGRVTARKDRRLGAIVLSSTPVRPSVAEGRTAVARELEKEGLGTIGWSTAADALRRRLALLHRELGGPWPDVSEPALLARLEEWLAPELEALAGGAATSGIELTEPLRRLLPWPEASRLGELVPERLEVPSGSWVRIDYPADGDGSGRPVVAVKLQECFGWDRTPRLVGGRVPVLFHLLSPARRPLAVTDDLASFWSGPYAQVRAEMRGRYPRHPWPVDPWTAPATSRTKNRS; from the coding sequence GTGACTTCTCCAGCCGCTCCGCTGCCCGCTGCTCCCGGCCCCTTCAATCTGGGAGTCATCGGGGCCGGCTTGGCATTCGCACACTCGCTCGGTGAGCTGGCCCGGGCGCTGCAGGGCGGGGGGCCCGGCGCCGCTGCTGTGGTGCAGGCGCCGCCGGGCACGGGCAAAACAACCCTGGTGCCGCCCTTGCTGGCCAACCTGGAGCTGGGCGCTGCCTGGCGGCCCGGCCCCGGGCCCGCCCCGGGCATCATCGTGACCCAACCCCGGCGCGTCGCCGCCCGGTCCGCGGCGAGGCGACTGGCGGCTCTGGACGGCAGCCGGGTTGGGGACCGCATCGGATACACAGTCCGCGGGGAACGGCAGACGAGTCCGGGCACCCTGATCGAATTTGTCACCCCGGGCATCCTGCTGAACCGGCTGCTCGCGGATCCTGGACTGGAAGGTGCCAGCGCCGTCATTTTGGACGAGGTGCATGAACGCGGCCTCGAAACCGACTTGTTGCTCGGTATGCTCACGGAAGTGCGCCAGCTCCGGGGCGACCTCGGACTCGTCGCGATGTCCGCCACCCTGGACGCGCCCCGCTTCGCCGCCCTGATCGGTTCGGCGGGTCATTCCGGAAACCACGACGGCGGCTTGCCGTCACCGGTGGTTGACTGCCCGTCCGCACTGTATCCGCTCGAGGTGGACTGGGTGCCCGCCGCGGTGCCGCGTCTGGATGAACGCGGGGTCACGCGCGCGTTCCTTGACCACGTGGCGGACACCGCGGCATCGTCGCACTCCCACGCACTCGCGGCGGGCCAGGACATGGACGCACTGGTGTTCGTGCCGGGAGCGTGGGAAGTGTCCTATGTTGCCGGCCGGCTCCGTGGCAGGACCGGTGCTGACGTCCTTGAGTTGCACGGACAGATTGGACCCGCAGAACAGGACCGCGCCGTCTCCGGGCGGGAAACCGGCGGGCGCCCGCGGATCATCGTGTCGACGTCGCTCGCAGAATCCTCCTTGACCGTCCCGGGCGTCCGTCTGGTCATCGACTCAGGCCTGTCCCGCGAGCCCCGTCGGGATGTGGGCCGGGGGATGTCCGGCCTCGTGAACGTTTCCTGCTCCCGGGCCTCCGCCGAACAACGGGCCGGCCGGGCTGCGCGCCAAGGCCCCGGACGCGCGGTCCGTTGCTACGACCAAAAGAGCTACGGTGCAGCGCCGGCCCACCAGACGCCGGAGATCGCCGTCGCGGACCTCACCGCCTCCGCCCTGATCCTGGCCTGCTGGGGTTCGCCTGGCGGCCGCGGCCTGTCCCTGCCCGACGCCCCTCCGCAGGCTGCGATGGACGAGGCCGTCGAGGTGCTGCGCGAACTCGGCGCGGTGGCCCCGGACGGCCTCGCCACGAATCTCGGCAAGGAACTGGCAAGAGTTCCTGCCGATCCCCGGCTTGCCCGCGCCTTGCTGGACGGCGGGGCCGTCGTCGGAATCCGTGCCGCCGCGGAAGCCGTCGCCGTCGTCGCCGGGGACCAGCGTGCCCCCGGCGCCGACCTGCCGCGGCTGGTAGCCGCGCTGCGCGCTGGCCGGGAACCAGCATCCCGGCGCTGGCTGGAGGATGTCCGGCGGATGGAGTCGGTCGCTCGCCAGAAGAAGTTCGGCGCCACAACCCTGCCGCAGGCGGCGGTAAGCGCCACTGAATCAGTCGGCTTCGTCGTTGCCCTCGCGTTCCCGGACCGCGTCGCTCGGCGGGTCGCCGGTGACGGCCCGGAGCGCTACCTGCTCAGCTCCGGGACGCGGGCCGGTCTCCCCACCGGAAGTTCCCTGGCCGGTCACGAATGGCTCGCTGTCGCCGAAGTTTCCCGGGCCCAGGGACGCGATGCGGCCGGCACCGGAGCCGTCATCCGTTCCGCTGCGCCGCTGACGGCGGACACGGCGGAGGCCGCAGCCCGGCACCTCCTCACCGAGAGCGTGGAAGCACGGTTCAAGCAAGGCAGGGTCACCGCCCGCAAGGACCGCCGGCTGGGCGCGATCGTCCTGTCCTCCACTCCCGTGCGTCCCTCTGTTGCTGAAGGGCGCACAGCCGTGGCCCGGGAGCTGGAAAAGGAAGGACTTGGAACCATTGGATGGTCGACGGCGGCGGACGCACTCCGCCGCCGTCTCGCCCTGCTCCACCGGGAACTGGGTGGGCCTTGGCCGGATGTTTCCGAGCCGGCGCTGCTGGCCCGGCTCGAGGAGTGGCTGGCGCCGGAGCTTGAGGCGCTGGCCGGCGGCGCCGCCACGAGCGGGATCGAGCTGACGGAGCCGCTGCGGCGCCTGCTGCCATGGCCCGAGGCCTCCCGTCTAGGGGAACTCGTTCCCGAACGCCTTGAGGTGCCGAGCGGTTCGTGGGTCAGGATCGACTACCCCGCTGATGGGGACGGCAGTGGCCGCCCCGTCGTCGCCGTCAAACTCCAGGAGTGCTTCGGCTGGGACCGGACGCCGCGGCTGGTGGGCGGCCGGGTACCCGTGCTCTTCCATCTGCTGTCGCCCGCCCGGCGGCCGTTGGCTGTTACCGATGATCTCGCCTCGTTCTGGTCCGGGCCCTACGCACAGGTCCGTGCCGAGATGCGCGGACGCTACCCCAGGCATCCCTGGCCGGTGGATCCTTGGACGGCGCCGGCGACCTCACGGACCAAAAACCGGAGCTGA
- a CDS encoding cytochrome b N-terminal domain-containing protein: MTARATTAHGLPEEREAHTWTGRARRWLLGKLPPEKLLPEDQPSYVMSWAYVFGMGAIASLLWIIISGVVLGFNGPHWYHVSALGGFVNSTHLWSVELFFIFMVVHLWLKFWMAAWRGGRVLTWITGVVAFVVSIVAAFTGYLLQTNFDSQWIAFEAKDALNAVGVGAWFNVANLGQIFVWHITLLPLAVGAIVILHVLLVRVHGVTPPLEAGEGDAQLMHNSPEPTEPPESTKTKDVAR; this comes from the coding sequence ATGACTGCCCGGGCCACAACGGCGCACGGTTTGCCGGAGGAACGCGAGGCTCATACCTGGACCGGACGGGCCCGCCGGTGGCTGCTTGGGAAGCTTCCGCCGGAGAAGCTGTTGCCCGAGGACCAGCCCAGCTATGTGATGTCGTGGGCCTATGTGTTCGGCATGGGGGCAATAGCTTCGCTGCTGTGGATCATCATTTCCGGCGTCGTGCTGGGATTCAACGGGCCCCACTGGTATCACGTGTCCGCATTGGGCGGCTTCGTCAACAGCACCCATCTGTGGAGCGTGGAACTGTTCTTCATCTTTATGGTGGTGCACCTGTGGCTGAAATTCTGGATGGCGGCCTGGCGCGGAGGCCGGGTCCTGACCTGGATTACCGGAGTAGTCGCCTTTGTCGTTTCCATCGTCGCTGCCTTTACCGGGTATCTGCTTCAGACGAACTTCGATTCCCAGTGGATCGCTTTCGAAGCCAAGGACGCGTTGAACGCCGTCGGGGTGGGCGCCTGGTTTAATGTGGCCAACCTCGGGCAGATCTTCGTCTGGCACATCACCCTGCTTCCCCTGGCCGTCGGGGCCATCGTTATTCTGCACGTCCTCCTGGTCCGGGTGCACGGTGTAACACCCCCGCTGGAGGCAGGCGAGGGCGACGCCCAATTGATGCACAACAGCCCGGAGCCCACTGAACCTCCGGAGTCCACCAAGACCAAGGACGTCGCGCGGTGA
- the ligD gene encoding non-homologous end-joining DNA ligase, with translation MAKEEATITVSRPDGDRDIRISSPGRVLWPQLGLTKLDLARYIVDVGEAFLAANGGRPLTLQRFGGTIDGEQFFSKNPPRGAPDFVGSVTVVYPSGRSHPQLVLDEVSAAVWAVQMNTVVFHPWASRAGNPDNPDQLRIDLDPQPGTGFDDAIPAAQELRTVLSEAGLDAFIKTSGNRGLHVFSPIEPSREFLEVRHAVIAAARELERRMPEKVTTAWWKEERGARIFVDFNQANRDRTMAGAYSPRAIPGATVSCPISWADLEHVSAQDFTIATVPGRLRATGDPWADMHAKPGTIDVLLQWWERDLAAGLGELPFPPDFPKMPGEPMRVQPSRARNKE, from the coding sequence ATGGCCAAGGAAGAAGCCACCATCACAGTCAGCCGCCCCGACGGCGATCGGGACATACGGATTTCGAGTCCCGGCAGGGTGCTGTGGCCGCAGCTCGGGCTTACCAAACTGGACCTCGCCCGGTACATTGTCGACGTCGGGGAGGCTTTCCTGGCCGCAAACGGCGGCCGCCCCCTCACACTCCAGCGGTTCGGCGGCACTATCGACGGCGAGCAGTTCTTCTCGAAGAACCCGCCCAGGGGCGCCCCGGATTTTGTCGGCTCTGTGACGGTGGTGTATCCGAGCGGACGATCACATCCCCAGCTTGTGCTCGATGAGGTTTCCGCTGCAGTCTGGGCCGTGCAGATGAATACTGTGGTCTTCCACCCCTGGGCTTCCCGGGCCGGCAATCCGGACAACCCGGACCAGCTCAGGATCGACCTCGACCCACAGCCGGGCACCGGATTCGATGACGCTATTCCCGCCGCGCAGGAACTGCGTACCGTGTTGTCTGAGGCCGGGCTGGATGCCTTCATCAAGACCTCCGGCAATCGGGGACTCCATGTCTTCTCGCCGATTGAACCCAGCAGGGAGTTCCTTGAGGTGCGTCACGCCGTGATCGCTGCCGCCCGTGAACTGGAGCGGCGTATGCCGGAGAAGGTCACCACCGCATGGTGGAAAGAAGAGCGCGGCGCTCGGATCTTCGTGGACTTCAACCAGGCGAACCGCGACCGCACCATGGCCGGGGCCTACAGCCCGCGGGCAATCCCCGGGGCGACCGTTTCCTGCCCGATCAGCTGGGCGGACCTCGAGCACGTCAGCGCCCAGGACTTCACCATCGCCACCGTGCCGGGACGGCTCAGGGCCACCGGAGACCCGTGGGCGGATATGCACGCGAAGCCGGGCACCATCGACGTTCTGCTCCAGTGGTGGGAACGTGACCTGGCGGCAGGGCTGGGGGAGCTGCCCTTCCCGCCGGATTTTCCCAAGATGCCCGGCGAACCGATGCGGGTGCAGCCCAGCCGGGCCAGGAACAAGGAGTAA
- a CDS encoding cyclopropane-fatty-acyl-phospholipid synthase family protein, protein MAKRTGVAARLAEVLAIVLGTAEIPLRLKAWDGSEAGPVGAPVVEFRTRRALRRMLWSPGQLGLSRAYISGDIDAPGNVFASFGALSSAGKFAEPGPFRPLTVREFGTILKNAALLGALGPNPAPPPEEAKTVRAGRRHTRKRDAAAISHHYDVGNDFYALVLGPSLVYSCAVWQDGNTGLEAAQDAKLGLVCRKLGLRPGMRVLDVGCGWGSFALHAAENYGVEVVGVTLSREQAAMAAKRVADAGLTDRVAIRVQDYRDVDDGPFDAISSIGMSEHVGREQMAGYVAKLHGLLRPGGRLLNHAISWNAGPTAPDPDSFIPRYVFPDGEMLGLAEMVGALESGGLEVLDVEALRRHYALTLRAWVQNLEDHWGQATQLAGEGRSRVWRLYMAASALGFEAGITGVNQVLVQRPGGAEPPLRRTAWL, encoded by the coding sequence ATGGCGAAGCGAACCGGGGTGGCAGCGCGGCTGGCCGAAGTGCTGGCCATCGTCTTGGGCACGGCCGAGATCCCGTTGCGGCTGAAGGCATGGGACGGCTCGGAGGCGGGTCCGGTCGGCGCCCCGGTCGTCGAGTTCCGCACGCGGCGGGCCCTGCGACGAATGTTGTGGTCCCCGGGCCAGCTCGGACTCAGCCGCGCGTATATTTCCGGTGACATCGACGCGCCGGGTAACGTCTTCGCCAGCTTCGGCGCCCTCAGCTCCGCCGGTAAGTTTGCGGAGCCCGGACCTTTCCGCCCGCTGACGGTCCGGGAGTTTGGGACGATTCTCAAAAACGCCGCCCTGCTTGGCGCCCTGGGGCCGAACCCGGCGCCGCCCCCGGAAGAGGCAAAGACCGTGCGCGCCGGCCGGCGGCACACCCGCAAGCGTGACGCTGCGGCGATCTCCCATCACTACGACGTCGGCAATGACTTTTACGCTCTGGTTCTGGGCCCGTCGTTGGTATATTCCTGCGCGGTGTGGCAGGACGGGAACACCGGGCTGGAAGCGGCGCAGGACGCCAAGCTGGGACTGGTCTGCCGGAAGCTGGGACTGCGCCCGGGTATGCGCGTGTTGGATGTCGGTTGCGGTTGGGGGAGCTTTGCCCTGCACGCGGCCGAGAACTACGGGGTCGAGGTCGTAGGCGTCACGCTCTCGCGTGAACAGGCGGCCATGGCAGCCAAGCGGGTGGCAGACGCCGGTTTGACGGACCGGGTGGCCATCCGGGTCCAGGACTATCGCGACGTAGACGACGGGCCCTTTGACGCGATCAGCTCCATCGGTATGTCTGAGCACGTGGGCCGCGAGCAGATGGCCGGCTATGTTGCCAAGCTGCACGGGCTGCTCCGGCCGGGCGGCCGGCTGCTCAACCACGCCATCTCCTGGAACGCCGGCCCCACCGCGCCGGATCCGGACTCGTTCATCCCACGCTACGTGTTCCCGGACGGTGAGATGCTCGGCCTCGCGGAGATGGTTGGAGCCCTCGAGTCCGGCGGACTCGAGGTCCTCGACGTCGAAGCCCTGCGCCGGCACTATGCGCTGACACTCCGGGCCTGGGTGCAGAACCTCGAGGATCACTGGGGTCAGGCCACGCAACTCGCAGGCGAAGGCCGGTCCCGGGTGTGGCGGCTCTACATGGCCGCCAGCGCACTGGGCTTCGAAGCCGGAATCACCGGCGTTAACCAGGTACTGGTGCAGCGGCCCGGCGGCGCCGAGCCGCCGCTTCGCCGGACCGCGTGGCTCTGA